In Bradysia coprophila strain Holo2 unplaced genomic scaffold, BU_Bcop_v1 contig_358, whole genome shotgun sequence, one DNA window encodes the following:
- the LOC119081307 gene encoding FK506-binding protein 2 isoform X1: MKPIRVFSSRPSSCIKIHFGCWSSTLYLLLDKHIAERSRQHNTILFTMMIKSIIVASCLVAIVSCTGLKVDVESVPEGCTNKSKNGDMLTMHYTGTLTDGTKFDSSLDRDQPFTFQIGSGQVIKGWDQGLLDMCVGEKRKLTIPPELGYGDRGAGNVIPAGATLIFEVELINIGETAPTTNVFKEIDDNKDNQLSREEVIAYVSEYLKKQMVAVEGQESEDVQNMLKENDKLVEEIFQHEDKDKNGYISHDEFSGPKHDEL, from the exons ATGAAGCCGATAAGAGTGTTTTCGTCGAGACCGTCGTCgtgtataaaaattcattttgggTGTTGGAGTTCCACGTTGTACTTATTACTCGATAAGCACATCGCTGAGAGATCGAGACAACATAATACGATTCTGTTTACT ATGATGATCAAATCAATAATCGTAGCATCGTGCCTTGTGGCAATTGTTAGCTGCACCGGACTCAAAGTAGATGTAGAAAGTGTACCCGAAGGATGCACAAATAAATCGAAGAATGGCGACATGCTTACAATGCATTATACAGGAACACTAACGGACGGAACGAAATTCGATTCAAG TTTAGATAGAGATCAACCGTTCACATTCCAAATTGGTTCTGGTCAAGTAATTAAAGGATGGGACCAAGGTCTACTCGACATGTGTGTTG GCGAAAAGCGAAAACTTACAATTCCACCAGAGCTTGGTTATGGAGACCGAGGAGCCGGTAACGTAATTCCAGCTGGTGCGACTCTTATTTTCGAAGTTGAATTGATAAATATTGGCGAAACTGCACCAACTACAAATGTATTTAAGGAAATTGATGATAACAAGGACAACCAACTTAGCCGCGAAGAGGTAATCGCATAT GTCAGTGAATATTTGAAGAAACAAATGGTTGCTGTTGAGGGTCAAGAGTCTGAAGATGTGCAAAATATGCTCAAAGAAAACGATAAATTGGTTGAGGAAATTTTCCAACACGAAGACAAGGACAAAAACGGTTACATTTCCCATGACGAATTTTCCGGCCCCAAACACGACGAATTGTAA
- the LOC119081307 gene encoding FK506-binding protein 2 isoform X2, producing MKPIRVFSSRPSSCIKIHFGCWSSTLYLLLDKHIAERSRQHNTILFTMMIKSIIVASCLVAIVSCTGLKVDVESVPEGCTNKSKNGDMLTMHYTGTLTDGTKFDSSLDRDQPFTFQIGSGQVIKGWDQGLLDMCVGEKRKLTIPPELGYGDRGAGNVIPAGATLIFEVELINIGETAPTTNVFKEIDDNKDNQLSREEVSEYLKKQMVAVEGQESEDVQNMLKENDKLVEEIFQHEDKDKNGYISHDEFSGPKHDEL from the exons ATGAAGCCGATAAGAGTGTTTTCGTCGAGACCGTCGTCgtgtataaaaattcattttgggTGTTGGAGTTCCACGTTGTACTTATTACTCGATAAGCACATCGCTGAGAGATCGAGACAACATAATACGATTCTGTTTACT ATGATGATCAAATCAATAATCGTAGCATCGTGCCTTGTGGCAATTGTTAGCTGCACCGGACTCAAAGTAGATGTAGAAAGTGTACCCGAAGGATGCACAAATAAATCGAAGAATGGCGACATGCTTACAATGCATTATACAGGAACACTAACGGACGGAACGAAATTCGATTCAAG TTTAGATAGAGATCAACCGTTCACATTCCAAATTGGTTCTGGTCAAGTAATTAAAGGATGGGACCAAGGTCTACTCGACATGTGTGTTG GCGAAAAGCGAAAACTTACAATTCCACCAGAGCTTGGTTATGGAGACCGAGGAGCCGGTAACGTAATTCCAGCTGGTGCGACTCTTATTTTCGAAGTTGAATTGATAAATATTGGCGAAACTGCACCAACTACAAATGTATTTAAGGAAATTGATGATAACAAGGACAACCAACTTAGCCGCGAAGAG GTCAGTGAATATTTGAAGAAACAAATGGTTGCTGTTGAGGGTCAAGAGTCTGAAGATGTGCAAAATATGCTCAAAGAAAACGATAAATTGGTTGAGGAAATTTTCCAACACGAAGACAAGGACAAAAACGGTTACATTTCCCATGACGAATTTTCCGGCCCCAAACACGACGAATTGTAA
- the LOC119081307 gene encoding peptidyl-prolyl cis-trans isomerase FKBP2 isoform X4, with the protein MMIKSIIVASCLVAIVSCTGLKVDVESVPEGCTNKSKNGDMLTMHYTGTLTDGTKFDSSLDRDQPFTFQIGSGQVIKGWDQGLLDMCVGEKRKLTIPPELGYGDRGAGNVIPAGATLIFEVELINIGETAPTTNVFKEIDDNKDNQLSREEVSEYLKKQMVAVEGQESEDVQNMLKENDKLVEEIFQHEDKDKNGYISHDEFSGPKHDEL; encoded by the exons ATGATGATCAAATCAATAATCGTAGCATCGTGCCTTGTGGCAATTGTTAGCTGCACCGGACTCAAAGTAGATGTAGAAAGTGTACCCGAAGGATGCACAAATAAATCGAAGAATGGCGACATGCTTACAATGCATTATACAGGAACACTAACGGACGGAACGAAATTCGATTCAAG TTTAGATAGAGATCAACCGTTCACATTCCAAATTGGTTCTGGTCAAGTAATTAAAGGATGGGACCAAGGTCTACTCGACATGTGTGTTG GCGAAAAGCGAAAACTTACAATTCCACCAGAGCTTGGTTATGGAGACCGAGGAGCCGGTAACGTAATTCCAGCTGGTGCGACTCTTATTTTCGAAGTTGAATTGATAAATATTGGCGAAACTGCACCAACTACAAATGTATTTAAGGAAATTGATGATAACAAGGACAACCAACTTAGCCGCGAAGAG GTCAGTGAATATTTGAAGAAACAAATGGTTGCTGTTGAGGGTCAAGAGTCTGAAGATGTGCAAAATATGCTCAAAGAAAACGATAAATTGGTTGAGGAAATTTTCCAACACGAAGACAAGGACAAAAACGGTTACATTTCCCATGACGAATTTTCCGGCCCCAAACACGACGAATTGTAA
- the LOC119081307 gene encoding peptidyl-prolyl cis-trans isomerase FKBP2 isoform X3 gives MMIKSIIVASCLVAIVSCTGLKVDVESVPEGCTNKSKNGDMLTMHYTGTLTDGTKFDSSLDRDQPFTFQIGSGQVIKGWDQGLLDMCVGEKRKLTIPPELGYGDRGAGNVIPAGATLIFEVELINIGETAPTTNVFKEIDDNKDNQLSREEVIAYVSEYLKKQMVAVEGQESEDVQNMLKENDKLVEEIFQHEDKDKNGYISHDEFSGPKHDEL, from the exons ATGATGATCAAATCAATAATCGTAGCATCGTGCCTTGTGGCAATTGTTAGCTGCACCGGACTCAAAGTAGATGTAGAAAGTGTACCCGAAGGATGCACAAATAAATCGAAGAATGGCGACATGCTTACAATGCATTATACAGGAACACTAACGGACGGAACGAAATTCGATTCAAG TTTAGATAGAGATCAACCGTTCACATTCCAAATTGGTTCTGGTCAAGTAATTAAAGGATGGGACCAAGGTCTACTCGACATGTGTGTTG GCGAAAAGCGAAAACTTACAATTCCACCAGAGCTTGGTTATGGAGACCGAGGAGCCGGTAACGTAATTCCAGCTGGTGCGACTCTTATTTTCGAAGTTGAATTGATAAATATTGGCGAAACTGCACCAACTACAAATGTATTTAAGGAAATTGATGATAACAAGGACAACCAACTTAGCCGCGAAGAGGTAATCGCATAT GTCAGTGAATATTTGAAGAAACAAATGGTTGCTGTTGAGGGTCAAGAGTCTGAAGATGTGCAAAATATGCTCAAAGAAAACGATAAATTGGTTGAGGAAATTTTCCAACACGAAGACAAGGACAAAAACGGTTACATTTCCCATGACGAATTTTCCGGCCCCAAACACGACGAATTGTAA